A section of the Fusarium falciforme chromosome 8, complete sequence genome encodes:
- a CDS encoding Sulfhydryl oxidase: protein MARRQHLTLTFVLVLSVFFTLSYFFSGPSSSAAPKLNDGLDVPLKDAPRSEFAADLDSLPSGLLDGASIAPKLENATLKAELGHATWKFLHTMMARFPDKPTKEDRMALETFMHLFARLYPCGQCAAHFQKVLAKYPPQTSSRNAAAGWLCFAHNIVNERVHKPLFDCEKIGDFYDCGCGDEDKDKDKKKAVEGAQAEGPAPDAELHKH, encoded by the exons ATGGCTCGCCGACAGCATCTCACCCTGACCTTTGTCTTGGTCCTCAGCGTCTTTTTCACCCTATCATACTTCTTCTCTGGGCCCTCTAGCAGCGCCGCTCCCAAGTTGaacgatggcctcgatgtGCCCCTGAAGGATGCCCCTCGATCTGAATTCGCGGCAGACCTTGATTCCCTTCCCTCTGGACTACTCGATGGCGCGTCCATCGCGCCCAAGCTGGAGAATGCGACGCTCAA GGCCGAACTTGGCCACGCGACGTGGAAGTTCCTCCACACAATGATGGCGCGCTTCCCCGACAAGCCGACCAAGGAGGATCGCATGGCCCTCGAGACCTTCATGCACCTCTTTGCCCGACTCTACCCCTGCGGCCAGTGCGCCGCGCACTTCCAAAAGGTGCTTGCCAAGTACCCTCCCCAGACGAGTAGCCGCAACGCCGCCGCCGGATGGCTGTGTTTCGCCCACAACATCGTCAACGAGAGAGTGCACAAGCCTCTGTTCGACTGCGAAAAGATTGGCGATTTCTACGATTGCGGATGTGGCGACGAGGataaggacaaggacaagaagaaggccgtggAGGGTGCTCAGGCTGAGGGACCGGCACCCGACGCCGAGCTGCACAAGCACTGA
- a CDS encoding Proteasome subunit beta produces the protein MEFGHAGVLNEDGIHVDMDRLKKGEVNLGTSIMAVTFKDGVILGADSRTTTGAYIANRVTDKLTRVHDTIWCCRSGSAADTQAVADIVQYQLGLFAMMNGKPPMTQTAASIFQEICYSNKDRLSAGLIIAGWDERFGGQVYSIPLGGSLHKQAYAIGGSGSTYIYGYCDANWREGMEKDDAVNFVKGALREAIKWDGSSGGVIRMVVLTKDGADRHLYLPDTDYAVRHE, from the exons ATGGAGTTTGGCCACGCCGGAGTGCTGAATGAGG ATGGAATCCATGTGGACATGGACCGCCTGAAGAAGGGAGAGGTCAA CCTGGGAACCTCGAT CATGGCGGTTACCTTCAAGGATGGTGTTATTCTGG GTGCGGATTCACGAACAACGACCGGTGCCTACATCGCGAACCGAGTGACGGACAAGTTGACAAGAGTACACGATACCATCTGGTGCTGCCGATCTGGCTCAGCCGCCGATACCCAGGCTGTCGCCGACATTGTGCAATACCAGCTCGGACTCTTTGCCATGATGAATGGCAAGCCCCCCATGACACAGACCGCtgcctccatcttccagGAGATCTGCTACTCCAACAAGGACCGTTTGTC CGCGGGTCTTATCATCGCTGGCTGGGATGAGCGGTTCGGTGGCCAAGTATACTCCATCCCCCTGGGCGGTTCCCTTCACAAGCAAGCATATGCCATTGGTGGCTCTGGATCGACCTACATCTACGGATACTGTGATGCCAACTGGCGGGAGGGCATGGAGAAGGACGATGCTGTCAACTTCGTCAAGGGAGCACTGAGGGAGGCCATCAAGTGGGACGGCAGCTCGGGAGGTGTCATCCGCATGGTGGTTCTCACCAAGGACGGTGCGGACCGACACCTGTATCTCCCTGACACGGACTATGCGGTGCGGCACGAGTGA